The proteins below are encoded in one region of Desulfatiglans anilini DSM 4660:
- a CDS encoding efflux transporter outer membrane subunit, translating into MTASRPCGLWAALLLAAAMTAQGCAPVGPDYRRAEPAVPSAYTALEPPIATSDPPGPCIGGSWWTMLQDPVLTRLIAQAVENNLDIRAAAARVQQARAMAGVSGARLLPEGGPQGSYDVYRRSDAAAPTREIGTSPTALQRRGEFYQAGFDASWEIDIFGGIRREIEAAYADLEAAGEGLRDVLVTLQGDVVRNYLELRGAQLRVDIAQRELESRRTNASITQSRYDAGLVNHLELSRALGEVASAESRIPSLENDILTAVHRLGVLLGQAPASLIPELSPAAPIPAIPDKLPAGLPSELLRQRPDIRKAEREVAAATAGIGVSTADLFPRFSLTGSFGYLDDDLDSTSWRSGHYWGLGPSIRWPILNFRRILSEIAAKEAVRDESIAHYEKVVLLSLEEVENALIVLSTEKRRAAALSVAAAANEDALSMARELYTAGAVSYLAILDAESALYRAEDELALSRIHRAVGFVSLYKALGGGWRDAELQTEEGGSSPEADVADGRPPSGG; encoded by the coding sequence ATGACGGCCTCGCGGCCCTGCGGCTTATGGGCCGCACTCCTCCTTGCCGCGGCGATGACGGCGCAGGGATGCGCGCCGGTCGGCCCCGACTATCGAAGGGCGGAGCCGGCCGTCCCTTCGGCCTATACAGCTCTCGAGCCGCCCATTGCCACGTCCGATCCGCCCGGCCCCTGTATCGGCGGCTCCTGGTGGACCATGCTCCAGGACCCGGTCCTCACCCGGCTGATCGCGCAGGCGGTGGAGAACAACCTCGACATCCGCGCGGCCGCAGCGAGGGTGCAGCAGGCCCGGGCCATGGCGGGGGTCAGCGGCGCCCGACTCCTTCCCGAGGGCGGCCCCCAGGGATCCTATGATGTCTATCGGCGCTCAGACGCAGCGGCTCCGACCCGGGAAATCGGCACGAGCCCCACGGCCCTTCAGCGGCGGGGAGAGTTTTACCAGGCGGGCTTCGACGCCTCCTGGGAGATCGACATCTTCGGCGGCATCCGGAGGGAGATCGAAGCGGCCTACGCCGACCTGGAGGCGGCCGGAGAAGGCCTTCGAGACGTCCTGGTGACCCTCCAGGGCGATGTGGTCCGCAATTACCTGGAACTGAGGGGGGCGCAACTCCGCGTGGACATCGCGCAGCGGGAGCTGGAATCCCGCAGGACCAACGCCTCGATCACGCAGTCACGCTACGATGCAGGCCTGGTGAACCATTTGGAGTTGTCGAGGGCCCTCGGGGAAGTGGCCTCAGCCGAATCCAGGATCCCTTCCCTCGAAAACGACATCCTGACCGCCGTGCATCGGCTGGGCGTCCTCCTCGGCCAGGCCCCCGCGAGCCTCATCCCGGAGCTCTCCCCGGCTGCCCCGATCCCCGCGATCCCCGACAAGCTGCCGGCAGGCCTTCCATCCGAACTTCTGAGGCAGAGGCCCGACATCCGCAAGGCCGAGCGGGAGGTGGCTGCGGCCACCGCGGGGATCGGCGTATCCACCGCGGATCTGTTCCCGCGCTTTTCCCTGACGGGATCTTTCGGATATCTGGACGACGATCTGGACAGCACCTCCTGGCGCTCCGGCCACTACTGGGGGCTCGGCCCCTCGATTCGATGGCCGATTCTCAACTTCAGGCGCATCCTGTCCGAGATTGCAGCCAAGGAGGCCGTTCGGGACGAGTCCATCGCCCATTACGAAAAGGTGGTGCTGCTTTCCCTGGAAGAGGTGGAGAACGCCCTGATCGTCCTTTCCACGGAAAAGCGGCGGGCCGCTGCGCTCTCGGTCGCCGCAGCGGCCAACGAGGATGCCCTGAGCATGGCCAGGGAGCTCTATACCGCAGGGGCCGTGAGCTATCTCGCCATCCTGGACGCCGAGAGTGCGCTTTACAGGGCGGAGGACGAATTGGCGCTGAGCCGGATCCATCGGGCCGTCGGGTTCGTTTCCCTCTACAAGGCGCTCGGCGGGGGGTGGCGCGATGCGGAGCTTCAGACAGAGGAAGGCGGATCGTCGCCTGAAGCAGATGTTGCAGACGGCCGACCGCCGTCAGGAGGATGA
- the cas2e gene encoding type I-E CRISPR-associated endoribonuclease Cas2e has translation MLELAPGVYTAPRISPAVRDRIWDVLSDWYLYENDASIVMLWADNTSAGGQAIRILGSPPIELVEIDGLIVSRRQGSLTT, from the coding sequence ATGCTTGAACTCGCGCCAGGCGTATATACGGCGCCCAGAATCTCCCCCGCTGTGCGAGATAGAATTTGGGATGTTCTGAGCGACTGGTATTTATATGAAAATGATGCATCGATCGTGATGCTCTGGGCGGACAATACGTCCGCCGGGGGGCAGGCGATTCGAATCTTAGGGTCTCCTCCGATCGAACTGGTCGAAATAGACGGTTTGATCGTGTCCCGCCGACAAGGTTCTTTGACAACATGA
- a CDS encoding pyridoxamine 5'-phosphate oxidase family protein, with product MIALENHKADLVSFFRSQPLAVLATHYHGQPYGSLVAFAASQDLKHLVFSTTRSTRKFANLSADPRVAMVIDNRSNHPSDLRFARAVTATGRAEEISKDAPEGFLAAYLDKHPHMEDFVSSPSCALVAIRVEVYYLVTRFQNVVEIHLT from the coding sequence ATGATTGCATTAGAGAATCATAAAGCCGATCTTGTCTCCTTTTTCAGGTCGCAGCCGCTGGCCGTGCTGGCTACCCACTACCATGGACAGCCATACGGAAGCCTGGTTGCCTTTGCCGCCAGTCAGGATTTGAAGCACCTCGTTTTTTCAACGACCCGGTCGACCCGGAAATTTGCGAACCTGTCCGCAGATCCACGGGTGGCGATGGTCATCGACAACCGTTCCAACCATCCTTCCGATTTGAGATTCGCCAGGGCCGTGACGGCTACAGGAAGGGCGGAGGAAATATCGAAGGATGCGCCTGAGGGTTTTTTGGCCGCCTATCTGGACAAGCACCCGCATATGGAAGATTTTGTGTCATCCCCGTCGTGTGCGTTGGTGGCCATCCGTGTCGAGGTTTATTATCTGGTGACCCGTTTTCAGAATGTGGTGGAGATCCATTTGACATGA
- a CDS encoding pyridoxamine 5'-phosphate oxidase family protein, whose protein sequence is MKELKAYFENIKGIGVMATSDIEGKVDAALYSRPHFMEDDTVAFIMRDRLTHHNLQSNPHAAFLFVEEGPGYIGKRLYLTKVREEENSELIHTLNRREYSTPPGETRFLVFFKIDKVLPLIGGE, encoded by the coding sequence ATGAAGGAATTAAAAGCTTATTTTGAAAATATAAAAGGCATCGGGGTCATGGCTACATCCGACATCGAGGGAAAAGTAGACGCAGCCCTCTATTCTAGACCACACTTTATGGAAGATGACACCGTCGCCTTCATCATGCGCGACCGACTGACCCATCACAATCTCCAGTCCAACCCGCATGCCGCCTTTCTGTTTGTCGAGGAGGGTCCCGGATACATTGGCAAGAGGCTTTACCTGACGAAGGTGCGTGAAGAGGAAAACAGCGAACTCATTCATACTCTCAACCGGCGGGAATACTCGACGCCTCCCGGAGAAACTCGATTCCTGGTCTTCTTCAAGATCGACAAAGTCCTTCCCCTCATCGGAGGGGAATAG
- a CDS encoding Fic family protein, which yields MVKYIHERPEWPKFQWDTGVLADRLAAVRHRQGRLIGRMEILGFSLRDEAVLETLTRDVLTSSEIEGEMLDPAQVRSSIARRLGMDIAGLVPADRDVEGVVEMMLDATQKFDEPLTVERLFAWHASLFPTGRSGMTRILVGAWRDDSAGPMQVVSGPFGREQVHYQAPDAARLDRETKLFLEWFNAEQKIDPVLKSGIAHLWFVSIHPFDDGNGRIARAIADMALARSEGSSKRFYSLSAQIRQERGIYYKDLERVQKGDLDITEWLRWYLDCLDRAIEGAEVILANVLKKARFWECHAEVTFNDRQKDILMHLLAGLKGKLTTSKYAKIESCSQDTALRDIKELLRLSILQKDTGGGRSTSYSLVEP from the coding sequence ATGGTGAAATATATACATGAACGGCCCGAATGGCCCAAATTTCAGTGGGATACAGGGGTGTTGGCAGATCGATTGGCTGCCGTTCGGCATCGGCAGGGGCGGCTGATCGGACGAATGGAAATCCTTGGTTTTTCTTTGCGGGACGAAGCGGTCCTTGAAACCCTCACCCGGGATGTCCTCACATCCAGCGAAATCGAAGGTGAAATGCTCGATCCGGCTCAAGTGCGCTCTTCGATCGCGCGGCGTTTGGGTATGGACATCGCCGGGCTGGTTCCGGCGGATCGGGATGTCGAGGGCGTTGTCGAGATGATGCTCGATGCGACCCAGAAATTCGATGAACCCCTGACCGTGGAACGCCTGTTCGCCTGGCATGCTTCGCTGTTTCCGACAGGGCGGAGTGGCATGACGCGGATCCTTGTCGGGGCATGGCGGGATGACAGTGCCGGACCTATGCAAGTTGTTTCCGGCCCTTTTGGCAGAGAACAAGTCCACTATCAGGCCCCCGATGCCGCGCGTCTCGACCGTGAAACGAAACTCTTTCTTGAGTGGTTCAACGCGGAGCAAAAAATCGACCCCGTTCTGAAATCAGGAATCGCTCACTTGTGGTTTGTGTCGATCCACCCGTTTGACGATGGGAACGGCCGCATCGCACGGGCCATTGCCGATATGGCTCTCGCTCGATCAGAGGGGAGTTCGAAGCGCTTCTACAGCCTGTCAGCGCAAATCCGGCAGGAGCGAGGCATCTATTACAAGGACCTGGAACGAGTACAGAAAGGGGATCTTGATATTACGGAATGGTTGCGCTGGTATCTGGACTGTCTGGATCGTGCTATCGAAGGAGCCGAGGTGATCCTAGCCAACGTGCTCAAAAAAGCGCGTTTCTGGGAATGTCACGCTGAGGTGACGTTCAACGACCGGCAGAAAGATATTCTGATGCATCTATTGGCTGGCCTTAAAGGCAAGCTGACCACCTCGAAATACGCTAAGATCGAGAGCTGTTCTCAGGATACGGCTTTGCGTGACATCAAAGAACTTCTTAGGTTAAGCATTCTGCAAAAAGATACCGGAGGTGGCCGGAGCACGAGTTATTCGCTGGTAGAGCCGTAA
- a CDS encoding SDR family oxidoreductase: MMPNVLVTGSNRGLGIEWVRQYAEEGWRVFATCRHPAEADDLKALAHSHRSITVHRLDITKPDDVNALARELRNESIDVLINNAGLYLEKYEEVSLDNLRFDDWELTFRVNTLGCLRVTRALKPMVAASARRLVVAISTHMGSITEIETADAFYYRSSKAALNASMKGVSLELKPLGIGVLILHPGWNNTRMGGPDAPFRPVDTVAGMRRIIERFDMRHTGRFFRFNGEEIPW, translated from the coding sequence ATGATGCCGAATGTACTGGTGACGGGAAGCAACAGGGGTTTGGGGATCGAGTGGGTCCGCCAGTATGCCGAGGAAGGCTGGCGGGTTTTCGCGACCTGCCGGCACCCCGCAGAAGCGGATGACTTGAAGGCTTTGGCTCACTCCCATCGAAGCATCACCGTCCACCGGCTGGACATCACCAAACCGGATGACGTCAACGCCCTTGCGCGGGAACTCCGGAATGAATCCATAGATGTCCTGATCAACAATGCAGGCCTATACCTGGAGAAATATGAAGAGGTCAGCCTGGACAACCTTCGATTCGACGACTGGGAATTGACCTTCCGGGTCAATACGCTAGGATGCCTGCGTGTAACACGCGCTTTGAAGCCAATGGTAGCCGCGAGCGCCCGGCGTCTCGTTGTCGCCATCAGCACTCATATGGGAAGCATCACAGAGATTGAAACCGCGGATGCCTTCTATTATCGGTCCAGCAAAGCGGCTCTGAACGCGTCCATGAAGGGGGTCTCATTGGAGCTGAAACCGCTCGGAATCGGAGTGTTGATTCTGCATCCCGGATGGAACAACACCCGCATGGGCGGACCCGATGCCCCCTTCAGGCCCGTCGACACGGTGGCGGGCATGCGCCGCATCATTGAACGCTTCGATATGCGCCACACCGGAAGGTTCTTCAGATTCAACGGCGAGGAAATACCCTGGTGA
- a CDS encoding PEP/pyruvate-binding domain-containing protein, which produces MTALILTLDQVEEGHGPIVGGKAVSLAAMHKNGIRVPPAVCITVEAYRQYVAVTGLADQIILDLYRKPFEEMRWEEIWDTALRIRNAFLKTPVPAELQTALLGEFESRFSTRPVSVRSSAPGEDSSKTSFAGLHESFVNIRGADAILAHVRLVWASLWSDRALLYRQEIGLDVRKSAMGVLVQEMIPGERSGIIFGRSPTDPHVSVIEAVYGLNAGLVDGTIEPDRWNLDRKTGRILAHVPVRREKALRPAGNGVRIGPLPASLQKEPPLVATELSEVYALCMRSEAVFQAPQDMEWTYRGKELHALQSRPITTALQAEPDDQRPWYLSLHQSFENLKALRTRIEGELIPMMEKEARELAGMELGALSNKDLADEIHRRRRIHLHWLDIYKRDCIPFAHGMRLFGQVYNDRMQPEDPFEFLKLLSGTGMVSTERNRMLGELADMIRHDRRLSACLETEPVEHCDEGFSEKFDALISQFGDVAWGENRFSQDAKDLVALLLEMGKRSSEPKAQEGKRAESLEEDFLSMFEEDQRSMALEILDIGRASYRLRDDDNIYLGKIEGQLLAAVEEGRSRLAKQPEAGAQGLARDQVPDALRGKRTIESLNKPSLEAAREKSFSVAARQIVGQPAGPGIATGKARVVLSRSDLFSFKRGEILVCDAIDPGMTFVIPLASAVVERRGGMLIHGAIIAREYGLPCVTGVPDATRWIRTGDVLTVDGYLGMVIIGGEGR; this is translated from the coding sequence ATGACGGCATTGATTCTCACGCTGGATCAGGTGGAAGAGGGGCATGGCCCGATCGTGGGTGGAAAGGCGGTTTCCCTTGCGGCCATGCACAAGAACGGCATCCGGGTGCCCCCTGCCGTCTGCATCACCGTGGAGGCCTACCGTCAGTATGTCGCCGTGACGGGTCTCGCGGACCAGATCATTCTGGATCTCTACCGCAAGCCGTTCGAGGAGATGCGCTGGGAGGAGATCTGGGACACCGCCCTTCGCATTCGAAACGCCTTTCTGAAGACCCCTGTTCCGGCAGAGCTTCAAACGGCCCTGCTCGGGGAGTTCGAATCGCGGTTTTCGACAAGGCCTGTCTCCGTCCGGTCATCCGCGCCGGGCGAGGATTCGTCGAAAACCTCTTTCGCGGGCCTGCACGAGTCCTTCGTCAATATCCGGGGGGCCGATGCGATCCTGGCGCATGTGCGGTTGGTGTGGGCATCGTTGTGGTCCGATCGAGCGCTTCTTTACCGGCAGGAGATTGGTCTGGACGTGCGGAAGAGCGCCATGGGCGTGCTGGTCCAGGAGATGATTCCGGGGGAGCGCTCGGGGATCATATTCGGCAGGAGTCCGACCGATCCCCATGTTTCCGTCATCGAAGCGGTGTACGGTCTGAATGCAGGCCTGGTGGACGGCACCATCGAGCCGGATCGGTGGAACCTGGATCGAAAAACCGGTCGGATCCTGGCTCATGTGCCTGTGCGGAGGGAGAAGGCCCTGCGGCCTGCCGGGAATGGCGTCCGCATCGGGCCCTTGCCGGCGTCTTTGCAGAAGGAGCCCCCGCTCGTCGCGACGGAGCTCTCCGAGGTCTATGCGCTCTGCATGCGCTCGGAAGCGGTCTTTCAGGCACCCCAGGATATGGAGTGGACCTACCGGGGCAAGGAATTGCATGCGCTTCAATCGAGGCCGATCACCACTGCTCTTCAGGCCGAACCGGATGACCAGCGGCCGTGGTATCTGAGCCTCCATCAAAGTTTCGAAAACCTGAAGGCGCTTCGCACCAGGATCGAGGGTGAGCTGATCCCGATGATGGAAAAGGAGGCCCGGGAACTCGCTGGCATGGAGCTCGGGGCGCTGTCGAACAAGGACCTTGCGGACGAAATCCACAGGCGACGTCGGATTCACCTGCATTGGCTCGATATCTACAAGCGGGATTGCATCCCGTTCGCCCACGGTATGCGCCTCTTCGGTCAGGTGTACAACGACAGGATGCAGCCGGAGGACCCGTTCGAATTCTTGAAGCTCCTTTCCGGAACCGGCATGGTGAGCACTGAGAGAAACCGGATGCTCGGGGAATTGGCCGACATGATTCGACACGACAGGAGGCTTTCAGCCTGCCTCGAGACGGAGCCTGTCGAGCATTGCGATGAGGGGTTTAGCGAGAAATTCGACGCGCTGATCTCGCAGTTCGGAGATGTTGCATGGGGGGAGAACCGGTTCAGCCAGGATGCGAAGGATCTGGTGGCGCTTCTTCTGGAAATGGGGAAACGGTCTTCAGAACCCAAAGCGCAGGAGGGAAAGCGGGCCGAATCGCTGGAGGAAGACTTCCTCTCCATGTTCGAAGAGGATCAGCGATCCATGGCCCTCGAGATCCTGGACATCGGCAGGGCCAGCTACCGGCTCAGGGACGACGACAATATCTATCTGGGCAAGATCGAGGGGCAGCTCCTGGCGGCGGTCGAAGAGGGGAGATCGCGGCTGGCGAAGCAGCCGGAGGCCGGTGCGCAGGGGCTCGCCAGGGATCAGGTGCCGGATGCACTGCGGGGGAAGCGGACGATCGAAAGCCTGAACAAGCCGTCTCTTGAGGCGGCTCGGGAAAAGAGCTTTTCCGTCGCCGCCCGACAGATCGTGGGCCAGCCGGCAGGCCCCGGCATCGCAACCGGAAAGGCCCGCGTGGTCTTGAGCCGCTCCGATCTGTTTTCATTCAAGCGGGGCGAAATCCTGGTGTGCGACGCCATCGACCCGGGGATGACCTTTGTGATCCCGCTTGCCTCGGCCGTGGTGGAGCGGAGGGGAGGCATGCTCATCCACGGGGCCATCATCGCCCGGGAATACGGTCTGCCGTGCGTCACGGGCGTGCCTGATGCCACGCGGTGGATCCGGACCGGCGATGTCCTCACCGTGGACGGCTATCTGGGGATGGTGATCATCGGCGGTGAAGGGCGTTGA
- a CDS encoding sigma-54 interaction domain-containing protein — MTMNFLMNEDFCSAVLDSLVSNIAVLDPDGTIIYVNESWKRYARENGDPLLVSTGIGANYLDVCRKAEKDEPSLKEIVRSIEDVITGRTPSYFHEYPCHSPHEKRWFLMGARHFERPLTGAVFFHLDITTKKLAEEAMSRMNQELERRLEEKTSHLKKANQELQRALSEVQSLEEQLERENLALRETIKTDQAFPGIVGTSLAIRSVLSQVAQVGPTDAPVLILGETGTGKGLIAKAIHESSTRKDKPLIQVNCAALPAQLIESELFGHEKGAYTTAYNKRIGRFELAEGTSLFLDEIGDLPLELQAKLLRVLQDHEFERIGSSRTIKVDVRVIAATNRNLVKAIAEGRFREDLWYRLSIFPITVPPLRERKDDLESLVSHFISIYNRKLGKQIKSISQRTLNALMKYDWPGNVRELENAVHRAVILSHGSELMLDAPENPAANPPEGATLEEIERRHIVNILESCQWKIEGRGGAAQRLGIHPSTLRSRMKKLGVQKPLP; from the coding sequence ATGACCATGAATTTTCTGATGAACGAGGATTTTTGCAGTGCGGTGCTGGATTCGTTAGTCTCAAACATCGCGGTGCTCGATCCGGACGGAACCATCATCTACGTCAATGAGTCATGGAAACGATACGCCAGAGAAAATGGGGATCCCCTACTCGTGTCGACCGGTATCGGCGCAAACTACCTGGACGTCTGTCGCAAGGCGGAAAAGGACGAGCCCTCTCTCAAAGAAATCGTCCGGTCCATTGAAGACGTGATAACGGGCCGCACCCCCTCTTACTTTCACGAGTATCCCTGCCACAGCCCCCATGAAAAGAGGTGGTTTCTGATGGGGGCGCGGCATTTCGAGAGGCCTCTTACCGGCGCGGTCTTTTTCCACCTTGACATTACAACGAAAAAACTGGCTGAAGAGGCCATGAGCCGAATGAACCAGGAACTCGAACGAAGGCTGGAGGAGAAGACATCCCACCTAAAGAAGGCGAACCAGGAACTCCAGCGGGCGCTTTCGGAGGTGCAGTCACTGGAGGAGCAACTCGAAAGGGAGAATCTCGCGCTTCGAGAAACGATCAAGACGGATCAGGCCTTCCCCGGCATTGTAGGAACGAGCCTCGCCATTCGGAGCGTGCTTTCACAGGTTGCCCAGGTCGGCCCGACCGACGCACCCGTTCTCATCCTCGGGGAGACCGGAACCGGGAAAGGCCTCATTGCGAAGGCCATCCATGAATCGAGCACCAGGAAGGACAAACCGCTTATTCAAGTCAACTGCGCGGCTCTGCCCGCGCAGTTGATCGAGAGCGAACTTTTCGGACACGAAAAGGGCGCCTATACCACGGCCTACAACAAGCGGATCGGGCGTTTCGAATTGGCGGAAGGAACATCCCTCTTTCTTGACGAGATAGGGGACCTCCCATTGGAACTGCAGGCTAAGCTGCTACGGGTCCTGCAGGATCATGAATTTGAGAGGATAGGCAGCTCGAGAACCATCAAAGTGGATGTGCGCGTCATCGCCGCTACCAACCGCAACCTTGTCAAGGCTATTGCGGAAGGGCGTTTTCGGGAGGACCTGTGGTACCGGCTGAGCATCTTTCCCATAACGGTCCCGCCTCTTCGAGAACGCAAAGATGATCTGGAGTCTCTGGTCTCCCATTTTATTTCGATTTACAATCGAAAACTGGGGAAGCAGATCAAAAGCATTTCACAACGCACCCTGAACGCCCTGATGAAGTATGACTGGCCCGGAAACGTCAGAGAATTGGAAAACGCAGTCCACCGTGCGGTCATCCTCTCGCACGGCAGCGAATTGATGCTGGATGCACCGGAAAACCCGGCCGCCAACCCGCCGGAAGGCGCCACTCTCGAAGAAATTGAACGCCGCCACATCGTGAACATCCTGGAATCATGCCAGTGGAAAATCGAGGGAAGAGGCGGAGCGGCTCAACGCCTGGGCATCCACCCGAGCACCCTGAGAAGCCGCATGAAGAAGCTCGGGGTACAGAAGCCTCTGCCTTGA
- the prxU gene encoding thioredoxin-dependent peroxiredoxin (Most members of this family contain a selenocysteine.) — protein sequence MRSFRQRKADRRLKQMLQTADRRQEDDAMGACVGAPAPDFEASAYDKGSVTKIALGDYRGQWVVLFFYPADFTCVUPTELAAVAAKYPAFQELGTAVLAVSVDSVESHRKWEEAELSRMIPGGVRFPMLSDPEGEIGRRYGVYDARAATDQRGRFIIDPEGVVQAMEITCDVLGRNIPEILRQLRALQHHRETGQAMPCGWEPGKPALPGEEEGKRLSGKVWQTWKLRNAF from the coding sequence ATGCGGAGCTTCAGACAGAGGAAGGCGGATCGTCGCCTGAAGCAGATGTTGCAGACGGCCGACCGCCGTCAGGAGGATGACGCCATGGGGGCATGCGTGGGTGCGCCGGCACCCGATTTTGAGGCGTCGGCCTACGACAAGGGGTCCGTTACCAAGATCGCTCTAGGCGATTACAGGGGACAGTGGGTCGTCCTTTTTTTCTACCCCGCCGACTTCACCTGTGTGTGACCTACGGAGCTGGCGGCAGTTGCCGCCAAATACCCCGCCTTTCAGGAACTGGGAACGGCCGTGCTGGCCGTCAGCGTGGACAGCGTCGAAAGCCACCGGAAATGGGAGGAAGCGGAGCTCTCCAGGATGATCCCCGGCGGCGTCCGATTCCCCATGCTCTCGGATCCGGAGGGGGAAATCGGAAGGCGCTACGGGGTCTATGACGCCCGTGCTGCCACCGATCAGCGGGGCCGCTTCATCATCGACCCGGAAGGCGTGGTGCAGGCCATGGAGATCACGTGCGACGTTCTTGGAAGAAATATTCCCGAAATCCTGAGGCAGCTCAGGGCCCTGCAGCATCACCGGGAAACCGGCCAGGCCATGCCCTGCGGCTGGGAGCCGGGCAAACCCGCCCTCCCGGGCGAAGAGGAGGGCAAGAGGCTCTCCGGAAAGGTCTGGCAAACCTGGAAACTGAGAAACGCCTTTTAG
- the cas1e gene encoding type I-E CRISPR-associated endonuclease Cas1e, producing the protein MSNGTLLPGRLGLATARVPYVDRHGLVGLSRGRLFVEDGTLRFVCAKSDELDAGDYAIPYQNISMILLGPGSTVSHDALRLLARHGVLLAAVGEGWVKYYTAPPMGQGRSNVARAHALLWANEKKRIGVAKNMYAIRFSMINRHQDINVLRGIEGSRMKTAYKLLADRHDIPWNGRRYDRSDPTAADIPNQAINHAATFVECAADIAVAAVGALPPLGFIHEDSSNAFTLDIADLYRTELTIPLAFRCAHQILNDPRAVLERLIRQEASKEFRRFKLIPKMIDRIKDLLHGNDGGGDA; encoded by the coding sequence ATGAGCAACGGCACCCTTTTACCTGGGCGACTGGGACTAGCCACCGCAAGGGTACCCTACGTGGACCGGCACGGTCTGGTAGGTCTTTCTCGTGGAAGGCTTTTCGTTGAAGACGGGACCCTTCGGTTCGTCTGTGCAAAGTCTGATGAACTGGATGCCGGGGATTACGCCATCCCCTATCAAAACATTTCAATGATCCTCCTGGGTCCCGGTTCAACAGTCAGCCATGATGCCCTCAGATTGCTTGCACGGCACGGGGTTCTATTGGCAGCGGTCGGCGAAGGATGGGTCAAGTATTATACGGCACCTCCGATGGGGCAGGGCCGCAGCAATGTGGCTCGTGCCCACGCGCTTCTCTGGGCAAATGAAAAAAAGCGGATCGGAGTTGCGAAGAACATGTACGCCATTCGTTTCTCCATGATCAATCGTCACCAGGATATCAACGTTTTGAGGGGTATCGAAGGTAGCCGAATGAAAACGGCCTACAAACTCCTGGCGGACCGGCACGATATTCCATGGAATGGAAGACGCTACGACCGGTCGGATCCCACCGCTGCTGATATACCAAACCAGGCCATCAATCATGCTGCAACCTTTGTGGAGTGCGCCGCAGATATAGCCGTGGCGGCCGTCGGGGCCCTGCCCCCGCTCGGCTTTATCCACGAGGATTCGAGCAATGCCTTCACCCTGGACATAGCCGACCTTTACAGGACCGAACTTACCATCCCGCTGGCTTTTCGATGTGCGCATCAGATATTGAACGACCCAAGGGCTGTTCTTGAACGGCTGATTCGCCAGGAAGCATCAAAAGAGTTTAGGCGCTTTAAACTGATTCCAAAGATGATCGACCGTATTAAGGATTTGCTGCATGGCAATGACGGTGGTGGTGACGCGTAA